tgcactcgttgcccaggctggagtgcaatggtgcgatctcagctcactgcagtctccacctcagCAGGAGAGCAGGAATCTTCAGTGATCCACGGGCAGATCTGCAGCCATCGTGGGCACCTGTTCCTCCCGTGACCTTTGTGCCCGCGTCTCTCCCTCCAGTACCTATTGCATGACCCCCCACGTCCGCCTCCTGCCATTGCCAGCAAGTGCCTTGCGCGGGTACCTGGCTGCGCTTATTAATCCATTATGGTCGCTCTGTCACTGGTGCCATTATGTGCTCACGTGCCCACTCCCTCAGGTTTAGAAGGCGCGTTGCCCGGCAACAGAAGAATCTGCTGGCTTAGCCTTTGGCCGAGTTGGCAGCTGGACGAGGACGCTCAGAGCCCAGCTCTTGAGAGTTCAAGCATCCGACGGTTCCCCACTGCTCCCAGGAGCGGTTACCCGGGCACTCTGTGCCCCTCATTCCTGTTTGGGCCAAGGCCGAGGACCTGCGAGTAGGGCTCAGTTGCCTGGAGCCCCTTCAGCCCATCCCCCAGTTCACTTTGCTTGTGGGATCTCCCCGTTGCTCCTGCCCCTGGACTGAGTGGCAGGCCATCCTACAAGCACCCGGACACTCGACATCAGTGGTGTCAAGACAACTCTAAGAAGGTTTTCCGTCATCCTGCAAGACCTGTGTTCCATCCTGGTGATTCTGCCTTCAATTTCACTGCAAAGGTACCACAGTAAGCCAGTGCTGTGTGCTCCGAGTTCCAGGGCATCCCCCAGCTCAGCCACTACACTGAGCACAAGGACTCTGTGGGGCCCAGGAGCAGGTAGTCACCCCTTTGGGGTCCACAACACCCGGCTGTCCCCAGACTTGTTTCCAGGGAAGATAGTGTTGAGGGCCCTCAAGGAGAGCGGGGCAGGGATGCCTGAGCAGGACAAGGACCCTAGAGTCCAAGAGAATCCTGATGGTCCGAGAAGAGTCCCCGAGGTCACCGGGGATGCACGGTCTGCATTTTGGCCCCTGCGGGACACTGGAGTCCTCTTTCCCTTTGTGCCCAGTCCCGGGCCTCTGCAGACATACCTCCACGCCCAGAGGTCAGAAATCAGATACAACCAGACATCCCAGACCACCTGGACGAGCTCGTGCACCAACCAAAATGCCATCTCCAGCTCCTACAGCTCCGCGGGAGGCTTGCTGGGGCTAAAGTGGAGGAGGGGGCCAGCAGAGCAAAAGAGCGGGGCAGGGATGCCTGAGCAGGACAAGGACCCCAGAGTCCAAGAAAATCCTGATGATCAGAGAACGGTCCCCGAGGTCACCGGGGATGCACGGTCTACAGTTCGGCCCCTGCGGGACAATGGAGGCCTCTCTCCCTTTGTGCCCAGGCCCAGGCCTCTGCAGACAGACCTCCATGCCCAGAGCTCAGAAATCAGATATAACCAGACATCCCAGACCTCCTGGACGAGCTCGAGCACCAAACGAAATGCCATCTCCAGCTCCTACAGCTCCACGGGAGGCTTGCCGGGGCTAAAGCAGAGGAGGGGGCCAGCCTCATCCCGCTGCCAGCTGACCCTCAGTTACTCAAAGACAGTGAGTGAGGACAGGCCTCAGGCTGTCTCTTCAGGTCACACACGGTGTGAAAAGGCGGCAGATACAGCACCAGGGCAGACACTCGCCCCAAGGGGTGGCTCCCCCAGATCCCAGGCCTCTAGGCCCCGTAGACGCAAGATTGCCCTGCTGCCACGCAGGCGAGGGGAGCCTTTAATGCTGCCACCTCCCTTAGAGCTGGGGTACCGGGTCATGGCTGAACACCTGCACCTGGAAAAAGAGGCGGCATTCCAGCGGATCAACAGCACGCTGCAGGTTGAGGACAAGGCCATCTCAGACTGCAGACCCTCACGGCCTTCCCACACTCTGTCCTCACTTGCAACAGGGGCTTCTGGTGGGCCTCCCGTTTCTAAAGCACCCACTATGGATGCACAGCAGGACAGACCCAAGTCCCAAGACTGCCTGGGCCTAGTGGCCCCCCTTGCATCTGCTGCAGAGGTCCCCTCTATAGCTCCCGTGTCTGGGAAGAAGCACAGACCACCAGGACCCCTGTTCTCCTCCTCAGATCCCCTTCCTGCCACCTCTTCCCACTCCCGGGACTCAGCCCAGGTCACCTCGCTGATTCCTGCCCCCTTCCCAGCTGCAAGCAGGGATGCCGGCATGAGAAGAATGTTTTGTGTTCGAAATTGTTTGAGGggtttgggtttatttttgttggtttttctttttttttttttttttttttttgcttacatGGGCATCCTTCAGCTTCTAATAATCTGAAAAATTCTATTTACCCATTGTCAATGTGTATAAATTAATCTGAGTCAATTTTATACAATAAAAGGTGAACTTTTATGCATGAAacaataatttaacaaaaaatgtaCTGGAAGAAGAATGTTCATTACAAATATAGGAAACataaatattaccaaatattGGCAAGCACTAAAATGTTCAGAAATATAAGTCTATTACAGTTATAGCTCTCTCAAGCAAAAAAAATAGTAGAGAAAAACTTAGTTTACCTTAGgggctatttatttacttagagatTTGTTAAAAGGTCAAATGGGGTCACACAGAATACTAAGAAGAGCTGTTCACCCAGGCCTCACTAAGAACTCTTCTTCATTCAGTAGCTATATGGTAATATGACAACTGCTCCTACGACCCAAAGAGGAACTACAGCAACTACTCTTTAGCATCTGTTGCTCCCAACTCTGCTTTGCAATTATATGACTCAAGCATTCTGGCTCCGTTAACTATTACTGCTGTTACTCCCAATTAAATtccctctaaaaaataaaaatttttaaagctgcaATTTAAGCTTTCTGCTGCCTCATGACTTCAATTCCATCAGAGTTATGCATTGTTTCCTCTGTACATCTTTGCTCTGCTTCCATTGCTAATTCCCTAGTAAAGTGTTGTATATTCAAAgttccaaagaaacagaatatcCAAGACATCACCAATCATCCAAAACACAGTGTAGGAGGCCACAGTTAAGAGAAGCAAGACCATTAGCTCTTTTTATAGGCTCGAGAACAACAGGATGCTTTGGTCCTGTATCAGCAGGATGCTTTTCGGGTAGATCCTACTGCCACCCTACTATCGGGTAGATCCTACTGCCACCCTAGCTATGGGCACGTGTCAGAATCCCATGTCATAAAGTAGACAAAAGGAAACCACCACGAGTATAAACTAAGAAAAGCACTCCAAGGTTTCTGAGAATGGAGCTGTATAACTCACTTTGCCCCATTTGTTACTTCTCCACGGTACTTACCACCAcctattacatatattttgtttatagtcAGTCTTCCCTCATTAGAATGAAAGTTCCGTGAGGATAGGACTATACAGTCagccctcagtatccatgggggactagtttcaggatctcctgaggatAACAAAGGatactcaagtccctgatataaaatgacatagtatttgcACATCACCtttgcacatcctcccatatacttcaTATCAACTCTAGATCACTCATAATATCCGATGTAAATGTCATGCAAATAGTTATTGTACTATATTGTGTAAGgaataaggagaagaaaaaagtctgtacatgttcagtacagacgcAATTTCTTTTTCCAATATTTCCAATCCTTGGTTGGCTTAATAAACAGATGTAGAACccaggaataagttctggtgtcctATTGCATAGTAGGATGAGTATAGTTAACAATAACGtatcatatatttgaaaatagccagaagagtagattttgaattttctccctacagaaaaatcattatgcaaattaccctgatttgatcattacacattgagTACgtgtattaaaacatcacattgtaccccgtatatatgtacaattattatgtgccaataaaaatttaatgtcaatatgtgaaataaaatgaaaaaataaaaatttttaaagctgtaATTATCTCCATCTGGTAGGAATATATataatctgaaataaaaaatatatttgtaattgttaggacaaaatagattatagattattttaagtttgcaaattataaattataaaattctcaCAGAACCTGAAAAATTATTggtattgttaaatatttaaaaagctgtcCTTGGAGAGAAAGAAACCTATCAGATTTACATCAACAAGTGTAATATATCAGCCTATTACCATCTGCTACAGACTGCATGtttgtgttccctcaaaattcatatgataggccgggcgcggtggctcatgcctgtaatcccagcactttgggaggccgaggcgggtggatcacgaggtcaggagatcgagatcatcctggctaacatggtaaaaccccatctctactaaaaatacaaaaaattagccgggcgcagtggcgggcgctttagtcccagctactcaggaggctgacgcaggacaatggcgtgaacccaggaggcggagcttgtagagagccgagattgtgccactgcactccagcctgggtgacagacagagcgagactctgtctcaaaaaaaaaaaaaaaaaaaaaaaaaaaaatcatatgataaagccctaacccccaaggtgaggATATTGGGAGGCGTGGCCTTTAGGAGagaattaggtttagatgaggtcattagaATAGAGCCCCTATGGTGGCATTACttcctttataagaagagacactagAGCTGCTTTTCTCcctaccatgtgaggatactGAGAGAAGATGGCCATTTCCAATCTAGGAAGCAGGCCCTCTTTAAGAAACGTAAtttgccaacactttgatcttgcacttccagcctccagaactgtgagatatatctcgtttttttttttttttttttttttttttgagacagagtctcattctgtcatccaggctggagtacagtggtgcaatcatggctcactgcaacctccacctcccaggttcaagcaattctcccacctcagcctcccaagtagctcagactacaggcgtgcaccaccatgcccagctaatttctgtagagacaaggttttgccatgctgcccaggctagtctgaaactcttgagctcaagttatccacctgcctcggcctcccaaagtgttaggaatacaggcataagccaccacgcctggtcaaaaTATCTACTGTTTAAGCTACCTAATTTATGGTATTCTGTTTTAGCAGCTGAAGCAGACTAAGATACCATCCTATAAGCTACAGACCAGCACTATCCAATAGAACTTTATATGACgaggaaa
This DNA window, taken from Pan paniscus chromosome 5, NHGRI_mPanPan1-v2.0_pri, whole genome shotgun sequence, encodes the following:
- the LOC117980272 gene encoding putative POM121-like protein 1-like; the protein is MPEQDKDPRVQENPDGPRRVPEVTGDARSAFWPLRDTGVLFPFVPSPGPLQTYLHAQRSEIRYNQTSQTTWTSSCTNQNAISSSYSSAGGLLGLKWRRGPAEQKSGAGMPEQDKDPRVQENPDDQRTVPEVTGDARSTVRPLRDNGGLSPFVPRPRPLQTDLHAQSSEIRYNQTSQTSWTSSSTKRNAISSSYSSTGGLPGLKQRRGPASSRCQLTLSYSKTVSEDRPQAVSSGHTRCEKAADTAPGQTLAPRGGSPRSQASRPRRRKIALLPRRRGEPLMLPPPLELGYRVMAEHLHLEKEAAFQRINSTLQVEDKAISDCRPSRPSHTLSSLATGASGGPPVSKAPTMDAQQDRPKSQDCLGLVAPLASAAEVPSIAPVSGKKHRPPGPLFSSSDPLPATSSHSRDSAQVTSLIPAPFPAASRDAGMRRMFCVRNCLRGLGLFLLVFLFFFFFFFAYMGILQLLII